One genomic window of Halorhabdus sp. CBA1104 includes the following:
- a CDS encoding sensor histidine kinase — protein sequence MSQLGWAALGVLVVATGVLIAGRTARRHRHPGIVPYGLLAVLLGILGGAIAFSRSGIVPIELTALSELLLIGGYAFASLLWIAFVFEYTGRGPSITSRRWVGLGLLGGLTVASTAITWAQQTGRMQLGPLGRVAALTTFVLQMTVFSLGLLGVVLLVRSAVTYDDLPAGSGAAFVFAGLGITFLPLAIGYGGQLGEESIYLLAFVQIAAVVAIFAWIAFGTDAFERGAAAGHLARETALDAMSVPVVVVDRSRRLLDVNRATERTFGVEPTRLRKRSLAAVADIPDSLPEERPLTLQTTAGRREFVVDRTEITDTDGNVLGQAYRFADVTDRQTRKQRIQVLNRVIRHNLRNDLDAIRGFAEPIREEGLPTAEASQYFDRIETLATGLVDLADTVDRSERVLTEARLKRERCDLVAIARTVGTGPMDADITLEVPDSVSIRSDPDAIELVLEELLDNAVTHTDRATPSVTIHVRSTADGGRIAVADDGPGIPPEERAVLLEGKETPVRHGSGVGLWLVAWTVTRLGGSLSFETREPRGSVVLVDLPDFDTVARPGPTEGD from the coding sequence GTGAGCCAACTCGGCTGGGCCGCTCTCGGTGTTCTCGTGGTCGCGACCGGTGTCCTGATCGCTGGACGCACCGCCCGCCGCCATCGCCATCCCGGGATCGTCCCGTATGGACTGCTTGCCGTCCTGCTGGGAATTCTGGGCGGGGCGATCGCGTTCAGCCGGTCCGGCATCGTCCCTATCGAACTGACTGCCCTCAGCGAGTTGCTGCTCATCGGCGGGTACGCCTTCGCGTCGTTACTCTGGATCGCGTTCGTCTTCGAGTACACCGGCCGGGGGCCGTCGATCACGTCGCGTCGCTGGGTCGGACTCGGACTCCTCGGTGGCTTGACGGTCGCAAGTACGGCGATCACGTGGGCTCAGCAGACCGGCCGGATGCAGCTAGGCCCGCTCGGGCGAGTGGCCGCGCTCACGACGTTCGTCTTGCAGATGACGGTCTTTTCCCTGGGGCTGCTCGGTGTGGTGTTGCTCGTGCGTTCGGCCGTGACATACGACGATCTGCCGGCCGGGTCCGGGGCGGCGTTCGTCTTTGCGGGACTCGGTATCACGTTCCTCCCGCTTGCGATCGGCTACGGGGGGCAACTGGGTGAGGAGTCGATCTATCTACTCGCCTTCGTCCAGATCGCGGCCGTCGTCGCCATTTTCGCCTGGATCGCCTTCGGCACCGACGCCTTCGAGCGCGGTGCTGCGGCCGGCCATCTCGCCCGCGAGACGGCCCTCGATGCGATGTCGGTTCCCGTGGTTGTCGTCGATCGATCCCGACGACTGCTTGACGTCAACCGGGCCACAGAGCGCACCTTCGGCGTCGAGCCGACCCGACTCCGGAAACGATCTCTTGCCGCCGTCGCGGACATCCCCGACTCTCTTCCCGAGGAGCGGCCACTCACCCTCCAGACGACGGCCGGACGACGCGAGTTCGTCGTCGACCGGACCGAGATCACCGATACGGACGGTAACGTACTCGGCCAAGCCTACCGGTTTGCGGACGTCACGGACCGCCAAACCCGCAAACAGCGGATTCAGGTTCTCAATCGAGTCATCCGTCACAACCTTCGCAACGACCTCGACGCGATTCGCGGGTTCGCCGAACCGATCCGTGAGGAGGGCCTGCCAACAGCGGAGGCGAGCCAGTATTTCGATCGGATCGAGACGCTCGCGACCGGGCTGGTAGACCTTGCCGATACAGTCGACCGATCCGAACGCGTGTTGACGGAGGCACGACTGAAACGGGAGCGGTGTGACCTCGTTGCGATCGCCCGGACGGTTGGGACGGGGCCGATGGACGCCGATATAACGCTCGAAGTCCCCGACAGCGTCTCGATTCGCTCTGACCCGGACGCGATCGAGTTGGTACTCGAAGAGCTACTCGACAACGCCGTGACACACACCGACCGTGCGACGCCGTCGGTGACGATCCACGTCCGCTCGACGGCCGATGGTGGACGGATCGCGGTGGCAGACGATGGGCCGGGGATCCCACCCGAGGAGCGGGCCGTGCTCCTCGAAGGCAAAGAGACCCCGGTCAGACACGGGAGCGGCGTTGGCCTGTGGCTGGTCGCCTGGACCGTGACACGGCTTGGCGGTAGCCTCTCTTTCGAGACACGGGAGCCACGCGGGAGTGTCGTGCTCGTCGACCTCCCCGATTTCGATACCGTAGCCCGCCCCGGCCCGACCGAGGGCGACTAG
- a CDS encoding PAS domain-containing protein, translated as MVLFTALRLGMTALAAGVAVGLFAALLADRERASARALLGVSVAVVVGTVCHLLVADLTPPNAALAVTGWDFESTTWVLLATATAVIVGGLWVLFAFRYTGRSRRLNRVTTGIVAVVSVGTIGIVAVTIGDPSTIAFQLLTVTYLLIGFLVTIGVFLLVWLSVGQQAVPLREPLLLSAGAVVLVSGSFVAQVFERPLLLPVCTSIGSGLLLVAVCRYPVFETPPAARVLGRDRVVEELADAVLISDRRGRLRDLNPAAQRVFDVSRASVLGDSIASLFPSAIDPESLARAEEPIRIELAEETTLSVTADVVTDDRGRSFGHLVRCTDVTDQRRREDQLTLLSRFVVDVMRDRMVAVAQEASPQAATATDTGAVADRIWTDTTELTTLIAQTRSIERAIAEGPASADQRLAVEPVVQDLQESIAAADDRSVAVAVQGEAIDTTVSQALLSSLLEPVLADACSHAATRVEISVASGEPTIRIADDRPVATDRGGRRRTPALPLAVTRLALDQLGGSLSVRRTDAGRRLVVLALPHNETREDGHTVVTGGAGR; from the coding sequence ATGGTGTTGTTCACCGCACTCCGGCTTGGAATGACTGCCCTCGCGGCGGGCGTAGCTGTTGGGCTGTTCGCAGCGCTCCTGGCCGACCGGGAACGGGCCAGTGCCCGGGCGCTCCTCGGTGTGAGCGTGGCTGTGGTGGTCGGGACCGTCTGTCACTTGCTCGTCGCCGATCTCACGCCGCCGAATGCGGCCCTCGCAGTGACGGGCTGGGACTTCGAGTCGACGACGTGGGTCCTCCTCGCTACGGCCACCGCGGTCATCGTCGGCGGGCTGTGGGTCCTGTTTGCGTTTCGGTACACGGGCCGCTCACGGCGCCTCAACCGCGTTACCACTGGCATTGTCGCCGTGGTCTCCGTTGGAACCATCGGCATCGTCGCGGTCACGATCGGGGACCCCTCGACGATCGCGTTTCAATTGCTGACGGTGACGTACCTCCTGATCGGATTTCTGGTGACGATCGGCGTCTTCTTACTCGTCTGGCTATCGGTCGGACAGCAGGCGGTTCCTCTCCGGGAGCCGCTGTTGCTGTCTGCCGGAGCGGTCGTGTTGGTCTCCGGGAGTTTCGTCGCACAGGTCTTCGAACGGCCGCTACTTCTCCCCGTGTGTACGTCGATCGGGAGTGGCTTATTGCTGGTTGCCGTCTGCCGGTATCCAGTCTTCGAGACGCCGCCGGCGGCCCGAGTGTTGGGCCGTGATCGGGTCGTCGAGGAACTGGCCGATGCCGTTCTCATCTCCGATCGGCGTGGACGGCTGCGGGACCTCAATCCCGCGGCACAACGAGTGTTCGACGTCTCACGCGCGTCAGTTCTCGGGGACTCGATTGCCTCGCTTTTCCCGTCCGCGATCGATCCTGAGAGCCTGGCCAGAGCCGAGGAGCCGATCCGGATCGAACTGGCCGAGGAGACAACACTGTCCGTGACTGCTGATGTCGTCACCGACGACCGGGGCCGCTCGTTCGGGCATCTGGTGCGCTGTACGGACGTCACCGACCAGCGCCGGCGGGAGGACCAACTGACGCTGCTCAGCCGGTTCGTCGTCGACGTGATGCGCGATCGCATGGTGGCAGTCGCCCAGGAGGCGTCCCCGCAGGCAGCGACAGCCACTGACACTGGGGCCGTCGCGGATCGCATCTGGACCGATACGACCGAACTGACGACCCTCATCGCCCAGACGCGATCGATCGAGCGTGCTATCGCCGAGGGACCGGCCAGCGCCGACCAGCGACTCGCCGTCGAGCCCGTCGTTCAGGACCTCCAGGAGTCGATCGCGGCCGCGGACGATCGATCGGTGGCGGTCGCTGTCCAAGGCGAGGCCATCGACACGACCGTCAGCCAGGCGCTGCTGTCGTCCCTGCTCGAACCGGTCCTCGCCGATGCCTGCTCGCACGCGGCGACCCGCGTCGAGATCAGCGTCGCCAGTGGGGAGCCGACGATCCGGATCGCCGACGATCGACCGGTAGCGACGGATCGAGGCGGTAGGCGACGTACGCCAGCGCTGCCACTGGCGGTCACGCGCCTGGCACTCGACCAACTCGGCGGCTCCTTGTCGGTGAGACGGACAGACGCCGGGCGACGGCTGGTGGTCCTCGCACTCCCCCACAACGAGACACGCGAAGACGGGCACACCGTCGTCACCGGGGGTGCTGGTCGGTGA
- a CDS encoding winged helix-turn-helix domain-containing protein has translation MSSEPVRPRVGPDAPKAAPHAKNRDDEWHHDDPTALLDALGDEYTRAAFQAVLDRPRSGREVAAATAMSRPTAFRRLNTLLEVGLLETERRIDAADGHHHKVYRPVVESISVTIDDEAVAVVLESALPASPQVEQSTPVPAND, from the coding sequence ATGTCGAGCGAACCAGTCCGGCCCCGAGTTGGTCCCGACGCTCCGAAAGCGGCCCCACACGCGAAGAACCGAGACGACGAATGGCACCACGACGATCCGACGGCACTGCTCGACGCGCTCGGCGACGAGTACACGCGGGCAGCCTTCCAAGCCGTGCTCGATCGTCCACGAAGCGGACGGGAAGTCGCGGCGGCGACTGCCATGTCCCGGCCGACTGCGTTTCGCCGACTCAACACACTTCTCGAAGTTGGCCTGCTCGAGACCGAGCGTCGGATCGACGCGGCTGACGGCCACCACCACAAGGTCTATCGCCCCGTCGTCGAGTCCATTTCAGTGACGATCGACGACGAAGCGGTCGCTGTCGTCCTCGAATCCGCTCTGCCGGCCAGCCCCCAAGTCGAGCAGTCGACACCCGTGCCAGCAAACGACTGA